A region of the Bacteroidia bacterium genome:
AGCTTAATTCTGCTATTGGGGCAAACCGAAATACGCTGCTATCCCCAAAAGATAGGTTGCTTAACCGAAACCCACCTTGAATCCGAAACTGGTCTGTCAAATCATATCGAACTTGCGGCTGGAAATCTAACGCTATCCGGTTGTAAGAAGTGTCTGTAATAGACGGAAATCTAAACTGCTGATTTGCTTTGTAATACGTAGCCGAAAGCGGAAGTATTATTCCTAATTGGTCATCAATCTTGATAGTAAGGCTTGGGCTAATACCAACTGAAAGTTCTTTTAGATTAGATTTAGTAGAAAAGTGATTGATATTCAGGCGAGTATTGTGAATTACCTTTTGGGTGGCGGAAAAATTACTCCCGAGATTAGCCACAAACCCAAATGATTGTAACCAATTTTCAAAATCCGGAAAAGGCAATCTATCTCTATCTGATGTAGTATCTGCAAAATACCGGTATCCCGTTCGGTTGTAATAAATTTGAGCTGAAAGTGTGTGTTTGGCTAAATAATAACTTGTTTTGGCAGAGAGTTTTAGCTGACTCCGTTTTGTGTTGGGCAGATATTGGTTTTGGAGGCTGGAATAATCTACATGAATGCCCCAATCATAATCATCATTGCGGCCATTGGATAGAAACAGTTGAAGAAAAGGGTTGTCAAACCGTCCGTAGCCAAACTTTAAGTAATTGGGCAATAGTTTTTCCCACTTAGGCTTAGGAAGCGGCGTTGGTGTGATAGCCGGAGCCGGAAAAGTTGGCATAAACTTAGTCTCTATAGGATTGTAACTCAATGGCTTTGTCTCTAATTTAGAAACATTAGGTTCGGGAATATCCAGATTGATTTTCGAGCCAATTATAATTTCTTCTTGGCGTTCTTTTTCCAGCAGCATAGTGTCTTTTCCTGCAAGAGGGTTGTTTTTCTGGGCATTTAAGTCCGAAAACATTACACAGAAGCATAACAAAAACAGAAAATGGCGAAAGCTATAATCCATAGCACAAAAATATATTTCAGCTACGGCAACAGCGCTATTTTGGGGAAAAAATGCTTCTTAATATAAAGCACATTATTTTTGGGGATAACCTTTGTTTTTTAGACTGGGGTTAGCTATCTTGAGCGTGTTGCACAACCTCTAAATTTTAAAAAAGCCCAAATTTTCTCCCGTTCAAAATAAATTTTGAT
Encoded here:
- a CDS encoding TonB-dependent receptor, which produces MFSDLNAQKNNPLAGKDTMLLEKERQEEIIIGSKINLDIPEPNVSKLETKPLSYNPIETKFMPTFPAPAITPTPLPKPKWEKLLPNYLKFGYGRFDNPFLQLFLSNGRNDDYDWGIHVDYSSLQNQYLPNTKRSQLKLSAKTSYYLAKHTLSAQIYYNRTGYRYFADTTSDRDRLPFPDFENWLQSFGFVANLGSNFSATQKVIHNTRLNINHFSTKSNLKELSVGISPSLTIKIDDQLGIILPLSATYYKANQQFRFPSITDTSYNRIALDFQPQVRYDLTDQFRIQGGFRLSNLSFGDSSVFRFAPIAELSYLAVPDILTPYVSYSGGLIVNTLESILQENRYLYQSFNVLPGSEKLNLRIGVRGSTGQGISYDVAFHTRNVEQAVIFATPKSVDSSTWMPNLGYLIPIYEKNFKQTGFTAEFNYDSQLKTRVNAKVSYYNLKTSNLQAAFHLPALRMQFSGSYRFADKLTATIGGAFVGSRAMAYDQSTQKLITENGFLDLFTHIDYRFSKRFSVFIAANNLLNTKYYRWYGYQERPFDFKAGGAIAF